GACGTTGAATAGATCGGGGTGATCCTCTTGCCATTGATGCAGGAGTTCGGTGATCTCCTTGTAATTATAATACTTCGCCTTTTCATATTGAACCATGTCGCGTTGCCTCCTATGTATGATTTAAGGTAAAAACAAAAGTGTTGCCTCTGTTTTATATTAGAGTCAGAAAATTCTAATCTATCAATCTATTTTAATTGTAAATTGTAGTCGTTATCCGTGAAAAAAGCAACAAGGAATTTCGCAAGTCGAATGAAAAAATCGATAGAATTGTGAACAAATAAAAATAGGGGAGGAAAAGAGGTGAAAATAAAGTAAAATAATAGAGGTAGGAGGTGAATGGTCTAATGAAAAAGGGAGTTTTCTTTGCGGTGGTTGGCATTTTTTCTGTTGTCCTCATCGCATTTATATTCGGAATAAACGAAGATAGCAGCAATATAACGAAAGAAGCCGATGATATTAAAGAGTTGGTCAATGACTATAGTGTTGGAAACAACACTGAAGGAGTCGCTAGAATTAATTCACATGAGTTAATCGTCACAAAAGGCGGTGAGGAAGACGTCATCTATGAATTACCTGAAGACGAGTTTTTCGTCTCAATTGCTCCGTATATCAATGAGACCCATCCTTGAAGCATTCATAACCTGACAGGTTGTCAGGGAGAGTTAGCTAATGAAGATTTTGATGTATACATTGAAGATGTCGATGGTAACGTCGTAATGGACGAGACAATAAAAGCAGAAGCAAACGGATTTCTCGATATATGGCTACCTCGCGATAAAACGTATCATGTAACGATCGTGCATGACGGAAAAGAGGTAGAATCAGAGATTTCAACATTTGAAAATGACGATACTTGTGTGACAACAATGCAGTTGTCTTAAAAGGATTTATTTAGCAATAAAATTGAGACTGAAATTAACATACAAAAACGCTTGAAATGAAATCAAGCGTTTTTGTCATTATTCAACTAAACAAAGACGGGTGTGAAATTCGAGTTGCATATAGGCAACTCATTTTTTTATGCCAAATTATTGGAAAAAAGTGTTAAACTAAATGGGAATGAACGAACTGACATCCCAATTTGATATTGGATTTACTTTGGGGTTATTAGGGATGTTCTTATTGGTTGTGGCTCGTGGAATGGAAGATATTTTAGCTAATAGAAGAAAAATGGGGATCTTTCATTGAGCATTTCGTCTATCTTTGTCATCCTGTTGGTCTTAAACCTAGTAAGTTAATGGTTATAATATACGAAAAAGGTAATAAACATTGCACGTAATTTATAATGCACCCTTTGGAGGAAATCAAAATGAACAAACATGAAATGAAACAATTAGCAAATCGTAAAGGACTAGACATATTAGAAGACACGATAAAAATGAATGAGTCCGGTGTGGACTTTCGAGTCGCACATGCGAAAGATCAAAACGGAGATAAATGGATACTAAGGGTTCCACGTAGACAAGAATCGATGAGACATGCAATACAAGAGAAAAAAGCGTTAGATTTCATTCATAACCATGCAAACTTCCAAGTTCCCAATTGGTCAATCTTCTCAGAAGACTTAATTGCCTATAAGGAACTAAGTGGTATTCCTGCCGCAACGGTTGATGTTGAACAACAAGACTATGTCTGGAGTTTTGATGAAACCAATGTACCATCCGAATATTATCACTCATTAGGAAAGGCTCTAGCGAATTTACACTCATTACCTCAACAAGAATTCAATCATATTGGTGTCGAAATGATTAGCGTTTATGAGATAAGAGGCTCCATGAAACAGAGAATGGAACGTGTGAAAGAACAATACGATGTCAATCAAAATTTATGGGACCGTTGGCAAGCGTGGCTAGCTGAAGAGTCTCTTTGGCCATCTCATGTAGGAGTAAAACATGGAGACCTACACCCAGGTCATATCCTTATTGATCAGAACAATCATGTAACCGGCTTAATTGATTGGACAGAAGTAGGGATCGCTGATGTGTCTGTAGACTTCATGTCCCATCATCTCCTCTTTGGTAAGGATGGGCTAACAAAGTTAATCGACGCTTATGACAATGCTGGAGGGAAAACTTGGTCAAGAATGGATGAACATATTGTTGAACTTCTAACAACAAGTGGCATCACTGTTGCTGAATATGCTCAAGCGTCAGGTTTGAAAGAAATGCATGAGACAGCTGCACAAATGCTTTCAAGTGAAAACTAACGAAAGTGAGGATGACACAAAGAAAAGCACCAGACACCTTCAACAGTAGGTTATGGTCTATATTATATGTGATGCGGAGGTACCACTTGTGAGAATCATTTGAGTAACCATTCTTTCGCGAAAGGGGGATGAAACAGTGATGGAAGCAGGTCTATTTTTCGGTCTTTTTAGCTTACTCATTTACCTCGGTATTCCAATTTTAACGCTTGTCGTTGTCTTTTACATCATCAAGCTCATGAAGGAAAGAAATGAATACTTAAGAGATATTCGCGATGAGTTACGTCATAGGAATAATAAACAATAACGTAAGGTGGTGCGGGGATGAAATACGCTCGTGAACTTCCAAAAACTGATGATAAGAAGCATGCTGATCTAATCGAAGATGGCTTTAAGCCGTTAAAAGAGCCGGGAAGAATTGCGACGAGTATTCTTTTGTCGCTTCCGCTTATGTTTATGAATGCAGCTCTTGCAATAGGAATCATCGCACTTTATTTTAACTTTTCGATGGAACGGTTTGGATTCACTTCAGAAGGCTTCACAGTAACTATTCACCTTGGTACCATTTTAGCAATTTTTTTCATGATCATCGTTCATGAACTTATCCATGCGGTTTTTGTTCCTCGATTTTTTCGCTCTAACTGTACGTATTTAGGTCTCACTTGCTTCGGAGGCTTCGTTTATACAGAAGAAAGGATGACAAAAGCTCGGTTTATTATCATCAGCGTTGCACCATTTGTCATTCTTTCAATCTTTCTACCTATTATTCTTGGTTTGTTAGGCATGCTTACACCATTCCTTGTGGTTTTAATTGTACTTAATGCAGCTGCCTCTTCTGTCGATATGCTTGCTTTCATTCTCGTTTTAAAGCAAGTTCCAAATGGAGCAGTTGTTCAGAACAACGGTATCAAGACTTACTGGAAAAAAGAAGTAGATTTAATCGAACATAAAGCCACTAACTTAACAAAAGGGCTGTAGGTGCAAGGAGTTGTCACGTACCTGGTATGTTTGTACCAGGTATGAATCTACCAGGTAGCACTACAATTTCAGGCCAAGTTAAAGTAGGCTTAAATAATCATAGATTTTTCACGAAAGGAAGAAATCAATGGCTATTTTGTCGTTTTTAGTTATTGGATGGATTTTAAAGTGGTTTGAGTTTGATAAAGTAATAATAAAGGCCTTCAAGGAACTTTTTAACCGAGACACCACTTCAGCTAGTTACTACTTTTTATTTTTCATAGCAGGGTTAATTGGAGAACTGATTTTAATAATTAGAGGACACTATTTTAGTTGAGGAGCTTTATCATGCAAATACAAACATTTGGAGTGAAAGTGCCAGACAAAACAAGTGATTATTATCTTTTATCGATTTCTATTTCTCTGACAAGAGTTAAAAAAGGATAATGATCATGTAAGTAGTTCATGATAATTTTAGAAAAAAATCCCATAAACATGTTGACTAATTTGAATTTTCAATTTATTATCTAATATAAATTAAACAACAGTCGATAAGGACTCTTATCAAGAGAGGTGGAGGGACTGGCCCTTTGAAACCTCGGCAACCATTGAATAGCTTTTATTCAAAAGGTGCCAAATCCAGCAAAGCGAATGCTTTGAAAGATGAGAGGTCCGGCGAATCCTTACATTATTATTTCGTCGACCTCTTAAAAAGGGGTCGACTTTTTATTTTGATTCATTATTAAGAGATTTGGAGGGGCGTGGGATGAGTATAGAAAGAGACGAGGTACCCTGTAGCATGAACACCGAGCTTGTTCAAATAGGAAATCGTAGCGAACGAGTAACAGGTGCGGTTAGTCCACCTGTTTACTTTTCAACAAGCTACCAACATTCAGGTATTGGCCAGTCGACGGGGTATGACTATACAAGAACGAGAAACCCAACTAGAGATATTGTTGAAAAAGCGATTGCTAATTTGGAAAGAGGTGACCAAGGCTTTGCTTGTAGTTCAGGAATGGCTGCTATTCATACGATTTTTGCCTTATTCAAACAAGGAGATGAGGTCATCGTTTCACATGATTTATATGGCGGAACGTACCGACTATTCGAACAGCTTTTAAACCAATACGGAGTTGTCTTTCACTATGCAGACATCCGTTACCCTAAAAGCTTCGAGGAATTAATCAATGAAAATACGAAAGCATTTTTTATCGAATCTCCTACAAACCCTTTGATGCAGGAGGCAAACCTCAACCATTTTTCAGATCTTTCGGAATGTTACGACCTTTATTTAATCGTTGATAATACGTTTTACACACCACTCATTCAGCAGCCTATTTTAGAAGGCGCAGACATCGTCATTCATAGTGCGACAAAATATTTAGGAGGTCATAATGACGTG
The Bacillus shivajii DNA segment above includes these coding regions:
- a CDS encoding methionine biosynthesis PLP-dependent protein, with the translated sequence MSIERDEVPCSMNTELVQIGNRSERVTGAVSPPVYFSTSYQHSGIGQSTGYDYTRTRNPTRDIVEKAIANLERGDQGFACSSGMAAIHTIFALFKQGDEVIVSHDLYGGTYRLFEQLLNQYGVVFHYADIRYPKSFEELINENTKAFFIESPTNPLMQEANLNHFSDLSECYDLYLIVDNTFYTPLIQQPILEGADIVIHSATKYLGGHNDVLAGLIVAKGEALCERLALHHNGIGATLSPLDSWLLIRGMKTLPLRMKKHEENAKEIVRFLEGHEAITDVLYTGRGGMVSFRVSDEKLVDPFLQYLQLITFAESLGGVESFITYPATQTHMDIPEEIRIKNGVCNRLLRFSVGVEEAEDLKKDIDQALKNAEKKVANNE
- a CDS encoding macrolide 2'-phosphotransferase, which encodes MNKHEMKQLANRKGLDILEDTIKMNESGVDFRVAHAKDQNGDKWILRVPRRQESMRHAIQEKKALDFIHNHANFQVPNWSIFSEDLIAYKELSGIPAATVDVEQQDYVWSFDETNVPSEYYHSLGKALANLHSLPQQEFNHIGVEMISVYEIRGSMKQRMERVKEQYDVNQNLWDRWQAWLAEESLWPSHVGVKHGDLHPGHILIDQNNHVTGLIDWTEVGIADVSVDFMSHHLLFGKDGLTKLIDAYDNAGGKTWSRMDEHIVELLTTSGITVAEYAQASGLKEMHETAAQMLSSEN
- a CDS encoding CueP family metal-binding protein, producing MKKGVFFAVVGIFSVVLIAFIFGINEDSSNITKEADDIKELVNDYSVGNNTEGVARINSHELIVTKGGEEDVIYELPEDEFFVSIAPYINETHPUSIHNLTGCQGELANEDFDVYIEDVDGNVVMDETIKAEANGFLDIWLPRDKTYHVTIVHDGKEVESEISTFENDDTCVTTMQLS
- a CDS encoding DUF3267 domain-containing protein, yielding MKYARELPKTDDKKHADLIEDGFKPLKEPGRIATSILLSLPLMFMNAALAIGIIALYFNFSMERFGFTSEGFTVTIHLGTILAIFFMIIVHELIHAVFVPRFFRSNCTYLGLTCFGGFVYTEERMTKARFIIISVAPFVILSIFLPIILGLLGMLTPFLVVLIVLNAAASSVDMLAFILVLKQVPNGAVVQNNGIKTYWKKEVDLIEHKATNLTKGL